A genomic segment from Sparus aurata chromosome 20, fSpaAur1.1, whole genome shotgun sequence encodes:
- the kif19 gene encoding kinesin-like protein KIF19 isoform X1 encodes MKDTGESKDHQLTVALRIRPLSDAEQEEAATIVAHRVDEQMVVLMDPMEDPDDILRANRSREKTYMFDVAFDYLASQEEVYRATTKGLIEGLISGYNATVFAYGPTGCGKTYTMLGTDKEPGIYVRTLNDLFRAIEETSDDMLYSVSMSYLEIYNEMIRDLLNPSSGFLDLREDAKGVIQVAGITEVSTINAQEIMELLMKGNKQRTQEPTAANQTSSRSHAVLQVAVKQQSRCRDVLQEVRFARLFMIDLAGSERAAQTQNRGQRLKEGAHINRSLLALGNCINALSDKNGTKYVNYRDSKLTRLLKDSLGGNSRTVMIAHISPASVAFEESRNTLTYADRAKSIRTRVKKNLINVSYHIAQYTNIISDLRSEIQRLKKKIADQASRQLNSDRADIRHVQAEVQAHSSHQSRAEMDQLREQLLDAFRQQMEIRRSLMELENSNMEIQIDTSKHLLTIADWEQERSRRRRKWRAERRKESVNKDESEKDSDSPESPPDSTETQEVAVARETLVTLMAEQKKIQKQKALLERRFLELRDRARRLEELLPRRVSSEEQREVLCLLCKVHELEIENAEMQSHALLKDNVIRQKNFVVQRFEQHRHLCDEIIQQQRQFIDDHSLLVPPHLQELYDMYMRELDERKLDRAMALDKVTTRHTIKEGSLPKITLPGQARDNMQDVDSDQESVRNMCSDNRRGQAKIRRHTLPPILPEPELDNNRVFKNSPHARQMKNSAVMTPPPIHINGKGNRELQPLLPESSLSYSHLSHSVSSQLDSSPESSEAGADIPLSRTGLYLLRTSRYERIQRMSKVKTENISHVSTERQQILRGVQNIVVKAARRRSKALEVDALRLPPPPSPLDPTKQKSSLSLSEAPPRGLPQRRGRQPSPELRHATSDDNLSSSTGEGPGLQVTWTRPRYRQVTTKNQTPRDVDFEARRKKRRSRSFEVTGQALPQTKTTTAQRFRPLDSTSDPHLHNNTLPQAPMLRPQYRGVPPLAKVRAPHSLQQTGSNAESSTAHINNLKRGPQLRQPQPLLYITTTGTGGQRTRRH; translated from the exons ATGAAGGACACGGGGGAGTCCAAGGACCACCAACTAACT GTTGCTTTGAGGATCCGACCCCTCAGCGATgctgagcaggaggaggcggCTACCATCGTGGCCCACAGGGTGGACGAGCAG ATGGTGGTTCTGATGGACCCCATGGAGGACCCAGACGACATCCTGCGTGCCAACCGCTCCAGGGAGAAGACTTACATGTTTGATGTGGCGTTCGACTACTTAGCCAGTCAG GAGGAGGTGTATCGAGCTACAACCAAAGGGCTGATCGAAGGCCTCATATCAGGCTACAATGCCACCGTGTTTGCCTACGGACCcacag GTTGTGGGAAGACATACACCATGCTGGGGACTGACAAGGAGCCGGGAATCTACGTTCGAACGCTGAACGACCTGTTCCGTGCCATCGAGGAGACCAGTGACGACATGCTGTACAGCGTATCTATGTCCTATCTGGAG ATCTACAATGAGATGATCCGGGACCTGCTGAACCCGTCCTCGGGCTTCTTGGACCTGAGAGAGGACGCTAAAGGAGTGATTCAGGTGGCAGGCATCACAGAGGTGTCGACCATCAACGCACAAGAG ATCATGGAGTTGCTGATGAAAGGCAACAAGCAGCGCACCCAGGAGCccacagcagccaatcagacgtCATCTCGCTCCCACGCTGTGCTGCAGGTGGCTGTGAAGCAGCAGAGCCGGTGTCGCGATGTCCTGCAGGAGGTCCGCTTCGCACGCCTCTTCATGATCGACCTCGCCGGCTCTGAACGAgcagcacag ACTCAGAATAGGGGTCAGCGGTTGAAAGAGGGCGCCCACATCAACCGCTCCCTCCTGGCTTTGGGCAACTGCATCAACGCCCTGAGTGACAAAAACGGCACCAAGTACGTCAACTACAGAGACAGCAAGTTGACTCGACTACTGAAG GACTCGCTGGGCGGGAACAGCCGAACGGTCATGATAGCCCACATCAGCCCCGCCTCTGTGGCTTTTGAGGAGTCTCGTAACACGCTGACGTACGCTGACCGTGCCAAAAGCATTCGAACACGG GTAAAGAAGAACCTGATAAATGTGTCATACCACATCGCCCAGTACACCAACATCATCTCAGACCTGCGCAGCGAGATCCAGCGGCTCAAGAAGAAGATCGCAGATCAGGCGAGCCGCCAGCTCAACTCAGACCGGGCAGACATCCGCCATGTCCAGG CGGAGGTCCAGGCCCACTCCAGCCACCAGAGTCGGGCGGAGATGGACCAGTTGAGGGAGCAGCTCCTGGATGCCTTTCGCCAACAGATGGAGATCAGGAGAAGCCTGATGGAGCTGGAAAACAGCAACATGGAGATCCAGATCGACACCTCCAAACACCTGCTAACCATTGCAGA CTGGGAGCAGGAGCGGAGTAGACGCAGGAGGAAGTGGCGAGCTGAAAGGAGAAAGGAAAGTGTCAATAAGGACGAAAGCGAGAAGGACTCTGACTCTCCTGAGTCTCCtccagacagcacagagacccAAGAGGTGGCGGTGGCCCGAGAAACCCTGGTCACACTCATggctgaacagaaaaagatccAGAAACAGAAG GCGTTGCTGGAGCGCAGGTTCTTGGAGCTTCGTGATCGGGCGCGGcgcctggaggagctgctgcccaGACGAGTGagctcagaggagcagcggGAGGTCCTGTGCCTCCTCTGTAAGGTCCACGAGCTGGAGATCGAGAACGCAGAGATGCAGTCACACGCGCTGCTCAAAGACAACGTCATCCGGCAGAAAAACTTTGTGGTGCAGCGCTTCGAGCAGCACAGACACCTGTGTGACGAGATCatacagcagcagagacagttCATTGATG aCCACAGTCTGCTGGTTCCTCCACACCTCCAGGAGCTGTACGATATGTACATGAGGGAGCTGGATGAGAGGAAACTGGACAGAGCCATGGCCCTGGATAAAGTGACCACCAGACACACCATCAAG GAGGGCTCGCTTCCCAAGATCACCCTCCCCGGTCAGGCTCGTGACAACATGCAGGACGTGGACTCAGACCAGGAGAGTGTGCGCAACATGTGCTCTGATAACAGACGAGGCCAAGCCAAAATCCGCCGACACACTCTGCCGCCGATTCTGCCCGAACCTGAGCT GGATAATAACAGAGTCTTTAAGAACAGCCCTCACGCCAGGCAGATGAAAAACTCGGCTGTGATGACGCCACCTCCCATCCACATTAACGGGAAGGGCAACAGAGAG CTGCAGCCGCTGCTTCCTGAGAGCTCTCTGAGCTACAGCCATCTCAGCCACAGTGTCAGCAGCCAGCTCGACTCATCGCCCGAGAGCAGCGAGGCCGGGGCCGATATCCCTCTGTCACGAACTG GATTGTATCTATTGCGGACAAGTAGATACGAGAGGATACAGAGAATGAgtaaagtaaaaacagaaaacatctccCACGTCTCCACAGAGCGGCAGCAGATCCTCAGGGGAGTCCAGAACATTGTAGTGAAAGCAGCCCGTCGTCGCTCCAAAGCTCTCGAGGTGGATGCTCTGCGGTTACCGCCTCCCCCGTCTCCCCTGGACCCAACGAAGCAGAAGAGCAGCCTCTCTTTGAGCGAGGCGCCCCCCAGAGGTTTGCCACAGCGGCGCGGCAGGCAGCCGAGCCCCGAACTCAGACACGCCACCTCGGACGACAACCTGTCCAGCAGCACGGGCGAGGGACCCGGCCTGCAGGTGACCTGGACGCGCCCACGTTACCGCCAGGTCACCACCAAGAACCAGACGCCACGCGATGTGGACTTCGAGGCTCGCCGCAAGAAGAGGCGCTCACGGTCTTTTGAGGTCACTGGTCAAGCA CTGCCACAAACCAAGACAACCACGGCTCAGAGGTTCCGCCCTCTGGACAGCACATCAGACCCCCACCTCCACAATAACACCCTCCCCCAGGCTCCTATGCTCCGCCCCCAGTACAGAGGGGTCCCTCCTCTCGCCAAAGTCAGGGCCCCCCACAGCCTCCAGCAAACAG GCTCCAATGCAGAGTCCTCCACAGCCCACATAAATAACCTGAAGCGGGGGCCCCAGCTGCGGCAGCCCCAGCCCCTCCTCTACATCACCACCACAGGCACCGGGGGCCAGCGCACACGCAGACACTGA
- the kif19 gene encoding kinesin-like protein KIF19 isoform X2, which translates to MKDTGESKDHQLTVALRIRPLSDAEQEEAATIVAHRVDEQMVVLMDPMEDPDDILRANRSREKTYMFDVAFDYLASQEEVYRATTKGLIEGLISGYNATVFAYGPTGCGKTYTMLGTDKEPGIYVRTLNDLFRAIEETSDDMLYSVSMSYLEIYNEMIRDLLNPSSGFLDLREDAKGVIQVAGITEVSTINAQEIMELLMKGNKQRTQEPTAANQTSSRSHAVLQVAVKQQSRCRDVLQEVRFARLFMIDLAGSERAAQTQNRGQRLKEGAHINRSLLALGNCINALSDKNGTKYVNYRDSKLTRLLKDSLGGNSRTVMIAHISPASVAFEESRNTLTYADRAKSIRTRVKKNLINVSYHIAQYTNIISDLRSEIQRLKKKIADQASRQLNSDRADIRHVQAEVQAHSSHQSRAEMDQLREQLLDAFRQQMEIRRSLMELENSNMEIQIDTSKHLLTIADWEQERSRRRRKWRAERRKESVNKDESEKDSDSPESPPDSTETQEVAVARETLVTLMAEQKKIQKQKALLERRFLELRDRARRLEELLPRRVSSEEQREVLCLLCKVHELEIENAEMQSHALLKDNVIRQKNFVVQRFEQHRHLCDEIIQQQRQFIDDHSLLVPPHLQELYDMYMRELDERKLDRAMALDKVTTRHTIKEGSLPKITLPGQARDNMQDVDSDQESVRNMCSDNRRGQAKIRRHTLPPILPEPELDNNRVFKNSPHARQMKNSAVMTPPPIHINGKGNRELQPLLPESSLSYSHLSHSVSSQLDSSPESSEAGADIPLSRTERQQILRGVQNIVVKAARRRSKALEVDALRLPPPPSPLDPTKQKSSLSLSEAPPRGLPQRRGRQPSPELRHATSDDNLSSSTGEGPGLQVTWTRPRYRQVTTKNQTPRDVDFEARRKKRRSRSFEVTGQALPQTKTTTAQRFRPLDSTSDPHLHNNTLPQAPMLRPQYRGVPPLAKVRAPHSLQQTGSNAESSTAHINNLKRGPQLRQPQPLLYITTTGTGGQRTRRH; encoded by the exons ATGAAGGACACGGGGGAGTCCAAGGACCACCAACTAACT GTTGCTTTGAGGATCCGACCCCTCAGCGATgctgagcaggaggaggcggCTACCATCGTGGCCCACAGGGTGGACGAGCAG ATGGTGGTTCTGATGGACCCCATGGAGGACCCAGACGACATCCTGCGTGCCAACCGCTCCAGGGAGAAGACTTACATGTTTGATGTGGCGTTCGACTACTTAGCCAGTCAG GAGGAGGTGTATCGAGCTACAACCAAAGGGCTGATCGAAGGCCTCATATCAGGCTACAATGCCACCGTGTTTGCCTACGGACCcacag GTTGTGGGAAGACATACACCATGCTGGGGACTGACAAGGAGCCGGGAATCTACGTTCGAACGCTGAACGACCTGTTCCGTGCCATCGAGGAGACCAGTGACGACATGCTGTACAGCGTATCTATGTCCTATCTGGAG ATCTACAATGAGATGATCCGGGACCTGCTGAACCCGTCCTCGGGCTTCTTGGACCTGAGAGAGGACGCTAAAGGAGTGATTCAGGTGGCAGGCATCACAGAGGTGTCGACCATCAACGCACAAGAG ATCATGGAGTTGCTGATGAAAGGCAACAAGCAGCGCACCCAGGAGCccacagcagccaatcagacgtCATCTCGCTCCCACGCTGTGCTGCAGGTGGCTGTGAAGCAGCAGAGCCGGTGTCGCGATGTCCTGCAGGAGGTCCGCTTCGCACGCCTCTTCATGATCGACCTCGCCGGCTCTGAACGAgcagcacag ACTCAGAATAGGGGTCAGCGGTTGAAAGAGGGCGCCCACATCAACCGCTCCCTCCTGGCTTTGGGCAACTGCATCAACGCCCTGAGTGACAAAAACGGCACCAAGTACGTCAACTACAGAGACAGCAAGTTGACTCGACTACTGAAG GACTCGCTGGGCGGGAACAGCCGAACGGTCATGATAGCCCACATCAGCCCCGCCTCTGTGGCTTTTGAGGAGTCTCGTAACACGCTGACGTACGCTGACCGTGCCAAAAGCATTCGAACACGG GTAAAGAAGAACCTGATAAATGTGTCATACCACATCGCCCAGTACACCAACATCATCTCAGACCTGCGCAGCGAGATCCAGCGGCTCAAGAAGAAGATCGCAGATCAGGCGAGCCGCCAGCTCAACTCAGACCGGGCAGACATCCGCCATGTCCAGG CGGAGGTCCAGGCCCACTCCAGCCACCAGAGTCGGGCGGAGATGGACCAGTTGAGGGAGCAGCTCCTGGATGCCTTTCGCCAACAGATGGAGATCAGGAGAAGCCTGATGGAGCTGGAAAACAGCAACATGGAGATCCAGATCGACACCTCCAAACACCTGCTAACCATTGCAGA CTGGGAGCAGGAGCGGAGTAGACGCAGGAGGAAGTGGCGAGCTGAAAGGAGAAAGGAAAGTGTCAATAAGGACGAAAGCGAGAAGGACTCTGACTCTCCTGAGTCTCCtccagacagcacagagacccAAGAGGTGGCGGTGGCCCGAGAAACCCTGGTCACACTCATggctgaacagaaaaagatccAGAAACAGAAG GCGTTGCTGGAGCGCAGGTTCTTGGAGCTTCGTGATCGGGCGCGGcgcctggaggagctgctgcccaGACGAGTGagctcagaggagcagcggGAGGTCCTGTGCCTCCTCTGTAAGGTCCACGAGCTGGAGATCGAGAACGCAGAGATGCAGTCACACGCGCTGCTCAAAGACAACGTCATCCGGCAGAAAAACTTTGTGGTGCAGCGCTTCGAGCAGCACAGACACCTGTGTGACGAGATCatacagcagcagagacagttCATTGATG aCCACAGTCTGCTGGTTCCTCCACACCTCCAGGAGCTGTACGATATGTACATGAGGGAGCTGGATGAGAGGAAACTGGACAGAGCCATGGCCCTGGATAAAGTGACCACCAGACACACCATCAAG GAGGGCTCGCTTCCCAAGATCACCCTCCCCGGTCAGGCTCGTGACAACATGCAGGACGTGGACTCAGACCAGGAGAGTGTGCGCAACATGTGCTCTGATAACAGACGAGGCCAAGCCAAAATCCGCCGACACACTCTGCCGCCGATTCTGCCCGAACCTGAGCT GGATAATAACAGAGTCTTTAAGAACAGCCCTCACGCCAGGCAGATGAAAAACTCGGCTGTGATGACGCCACCTCCCATCCACATTAACGGGAAGGGCAACAGAGAG CTGCAGCCGCTGCTTCCTGAGAGCTCTCTGAGCTACAGCCATCTCAGCCACAGTGTCAGCAGCCAGCTCGACTCATCGCCCGAGAGCAGCGAGGCCGGGGCCGATATCCCTCTGTCACGAACTG AGCGGCAGCAGATCCTCAGGGGAGTCCAGAACATTGTAGTGAAAGCAGCCCGTCGTCGCTCCAAAGCTCTCGAGGTGGATGCTCTGCGGTTACCGCCTCCCCCGTCTCCCCTGGACCCAACGAAGCAGAAGAGCAGCCTCTCTTTGAGCGAGGCGCCCCCCAGAGGTTTGCCACAGCGGCGCGGCAGGCAGCCGAGCCCCGAACTCAGACACGCCACCTCGGACGACAACCTGTCCAGCAGCACGGGCGAGGGACCCGGCCTGCAGGTGACCTGGACGCGCCCACGTTACCGCCAGGTCACCACCAAGAACCAGACGCCACGCGATGTGGACTTCGAGGCTCGCCGCAAGAAGAGGCGCTCACGGTCTTTTGAGGTCACTGGTCAAGCA CTGCCACAAACCAAGACAACCACGGCTCAGAGGTTCCGCCCTCTGGACAGCACATCAGACCCCCACCTCCACAATAACACCCTCCCCCAGGCTCCTATGCTCCGCCCCCAGTACAGAGGGGTCCCTCCTCTCGCCAAAGTCAGGGCCCCCCACAGCCTCCAGCAAACAG GCTCCAATGCAGAGTCCTCCACAGCCCACATAAATAACCTGAAGCGGGGGCCCCAGCTGCGGCAGCCCCAGCCCCTCCTCTACATCACCACCACAGGCACCGGGGGCCAGCGCACACGCAGACACTGA